TAAGGCCGGCGATCGTCCAACTCTTTCCACCGCCTGTGGCACCGAAGATGCCACAGTGACGACCGAATAGTTTTTCCGGTGGCAATTCGATTGTGACGCCTTGGCCACCGGCCTCGATCATGCCGACAGGAACGTTGATTTCACCGGCTTTGGTGGCGCTCTTACCGATCATTTGTGCGAGAATGTCGGCACTCGCGAGGAAGACCCCGTCTCCAATCTTGGGATAGGTGTTGATGCCGCGCGCAAGCTTTGTATCGCCATCGGTCACAGTTGAGAGCAACTGAATGCGTCCGATAGGGTTTGGCGTGACTGGAGCCCCGAGGCGGGGTTCGACAGACAGGCGCTCGGCGTCCGGAATTCTTACTTCCGTAATCCGACCCATTAGTTTGACGCGTTCGCAATCGATGAACACGAAATCGCCGACAGCTCCCCGCGACAGAGCGCGTCGTTCCGGCTGGGCACTTGCAAGGGGAAGATTGGCCTGGAGCTGGCTGGCATTTACCAGAGTGACAGTGCCTATGTATTTGTCAGGATCAACTGGGCTCCTCGTTACCATTGTCATAACCCCGAATCGCGTAGCGCCTTGACGCGCTCTGCGTGCCGCTCTCTATCGGTCTCTCCAATCAGGTCTGGCATCGCTACCGCGAGGTCTTCAAATCGTCCGTTGATGAGGTGGACGCGGGGGTCGCCGCTGACGGCAAGCGACATGATCTTCGACAAGAACGAATTGGTATGGGGATCACCAGTCGGAATGGCATGAGTCGGGCCTTCGGGAGGTACCCCGCGCAGATCGTTCTCAGAGAGAATGAAGCTAGGATCGCAAATGATCAGTCGCATCGACAGATTGGATTCGAGGGCGGAAAGAATGGGGCGGCTGATGTGGTCATCGTTGAAACCAAAGCCTGCGACCACGAGCGCGGTGTCGGGTTCGCGTAGCGCTGCCTGAAAGGCACCCATCATGTCGAGGTAGGGCGGCTCGAATGCCTCTTGGTATTTGCTGGAGCGCGGGTAAATGAGGACCGGCTTGCCTTTGGTATTGTCTCGGGATCGCAAAACCTCGACGTCGACGCGACGCCAGTCTGTCGAACCGTGCAGCTTGTAAAGTTGGAAGACGTTGGGGATATAATCTGGGGCATCCTTAGTCGCGTCGCGCCGGACAATGTCCAGTTCAAAGTGCTGCCGATCATAGACCTGGTCCATTGAATGCGAGAAACCGTCGATCACGGTGAAGCGCAGCCGGCGCGCCGCCTCCTCAATTGTCAGGTCGTAGTTTGTTGTAAATAGCTTCGCTCGGGTCTTGCGGAAGCCACGACGCCCGATCTTCCTAACGTAAGCTTCATGCGCTGCCAACGTGGTGCTCTGGCTCACGAAATCGACTTTCGCGAGAATGCAAGATTCCGCTTGAGCAACGAAGTCCTTGACTGCGGTGACGTCCTGATTGTCTTCGTCCGCAGCATCATTGAGTTCCAGATACACCTTGCAAAGGCTCAGGAGCTTCTCGATGTTCTGACCGATGGTGGCATTCGGAAATCGCCCACAGACGGCGGCGAACACCGCCGGTCCAACCGCCGCCTCGACTGCATTCCACAAATCTCGCATCGAAGGAGCCTGTGGCTGCCCGGCAGCGTTGCGCGCGCACAGAGAAGCACCTGCTCCGGTCAACGTGGAGAAATTTGACGCAGACAAGGCATTGATGAGTGCGCTGTCTATCCCTTCCTTGCTGCCGCGTTCAACGACCTTTCCATCATTATCCTCGTGATTTCTATAGGCAACCCATCCCCTACCGGGGACCAGTAGCCGGAGATTGTCTTTCGCTGCCGCGGTCTCATTCCAATAATCCCAAACAGTCACTTGGCATCCCCCCGGTTCCGTGATCAGGTCGAACGACCTATAGAGTCAACAGTTTTGGCGTTCCCGAACTTGCCTTTGTTCAAATCGAAGTCTTTCATTTAGGCCTTCTCACTCCCGAG
The sequence above is drawn from the Ochrobactrum vermis genome and encodes:
- a CDS encoding SIR2 family protein — its product is MTVWDYWNETAAAKDNLRLLVPGRGWVAYRNHEDNDGKVVERGSKEGIDSALINALSASNFSTLTGAGASLCARNAAGQPQAPSMRDLWNAVEAAVGPAVFAAVCGRFPNATIGQNIEKLLSLCKVYLELNDAADEDNQDVTAVKDFVAQAESCILAKVDFVSQSTTLAAHEAYVRKIGRRGFRKTRAKLFTTNYDLTIEEAARRLRFTVIDGFSHSMDQVYDRQHFELDIVRRDATKDAPDYIPNVFQLYKLHGSTDWRRVDVEVLRSRDNTKGKPVLIYPRSSKYQEAFEPPYLDMMGAFQAALREPDTALVVAGFGFNDDHISRPILSALESNLSMRLIICDPSFILSENDLRGVPPEGPTHAIPTGDPHTNSFLSKIMSLAVSGDPRVHLINGRFEDLAVAMPDLIGETDRERHAERVKALRDSGL